The Vescimonas coprocola genome includes a window with the following:
- the secA gene encoding preprotein translocase subunit SecA: protein MGLITKIFGTYSQRELKSIYPIADKIEALADEYKALTDAQLQAKTPEFKERLANGETLDDLLPEAFATVREAADRVLGLRPYRVQLIGGIVLHQGRIAEMKTGEGKTLVATLPSYLNALTGRGVHIVTVNDYLAKRDSEWMGKVHRFLGLSVGLIVHDLSKEERQAAYNADITYGTNNEMGFDYLRDNMAIYKNEQVQRGHNFAIVDEVDSILIDEARTPLIISGMGDKSTQLYDMAESLVARMKKYVVAEVDSKEEEAEDIDADYVVDEKAKTATLTARGIAKAEEFFNLENLSDPENSTIAHHINQAIKAHGVMKRDVDYVIKDGEIIIVDEFTGRLMFGRRYSEGLHQAIEAKEHVSVQRESKTLATITFQNYFRLYQKLSGMTGTALTEEEEFATIYKLDIVEIPTNRPIARIDDQDSVYKTEQGKFRAVIRQVEECHAKGQPVLVGTVSIEKNELLSRMLTKAGIKHNVLNAKNHEREAEIVAQAGKLGAVTVATNMAGRGTDIMLGGNAEYMATSDLRKAGLSDELIAEATGYAETDNQEILDARRLFAQKLQQHKEEIAGEAEQVRQAGGLFIVGTERHDSRRIDNQLRGRAGRQGDPGETRFYISLEDDLMRLFGGERINAIMERMNLDEDTPIENKMLTRAIEQAQTTVESRNFQSRKSVLEYDDVMNKQREIIYDQRKQVLEGMDVKGIIMNMMSTAIGHQVSSAFGGESHMDEAGMRELLRQVEGLYFPRYTVRFEPERIPQLTAEEVIDAFTAAAADFYEKKEQEFTSPVMREVERVVLLRVVDEYWMDHIDAMTDLRQGIGLRAYAQTDPIIAYKKESLEMFEEMISAIQEETVRRLYSVRLRKNEEVKRERVAKTTSESVGGDGTVKKQPRKVKKIGRNEPCPCGSGKKYKNCCGRDA from the coding sequence ATGGGACTCATTACGAAAATTTTCGGAACGTACAGTCAGCGGGAGCTGAAAAGCATCTACCCCATCGCTGACAAGATCGAGGCGCTGGCCGACGAGTACAAGGCCCTCACCGATGCCCAGCTTCAGGCCAAGACCCCGGAGTTCAAGGAGCGTCTGGCCAACGGTGAGACGCTGGATGACCTGCTGCCGGAGGCCTTTGCCACCGTGCGGGAGGCGGCGGACCGTGTGCTGGGTCTGCGCCCCTATCGGGTGCAGCTCATCGGCGGCATCGTGCTGCATCAGGGCCGTATCGCTGAGATGAAGACCGGTGAAGGTAAGACGCTGGTGGCCACGCTGCCCTCCTACCTCAATGCACTGACGGGCCGTGGCGTTCACATCGTCACCGTCAACGACTATCTGGCCAAGCGAGACAGCGAGTGGATGGGCAAGGTCCACCGCTTTCTGGGCCTGTCGGTGGGTCTGATCGTCCACGACCTCAGCAAGGAGGAGCGGCAGGCCGCCTACAACGCCGACATCACCTACGGCACCAACAACGAGATGGGCTTTGACTACCTGCGGGACAACATGGCCATCTATAAGAACGAGCAGGTGCAGCGGGGCCATAACTTCGCCATCGTGGACGAGGTGGACTCCATCCTCATCGATGAGGCCCGGACGCCCCTCATCATCTCCGGCATGGGCGACAAGTCCACGCAGCTGTATGACATGGCAGAGTCGCTGGTGGCCCGGATGAAGAAATACGTGGTGGCGGAGGTGGACTCCAAGGAGGAGGAAGCCGAGGATATCGACGCCGACTATGTGGTGGACGAGAAGGCCAAGACGGCCACCCTCACCGCCCGTGGTATCGCCAAGGCCGAGGAGTTTTTCAATCTGGAGAACCTCTCCGACCCGGAGAACAGTACCATTGCCCACCATATCAATCAGGCCATCAAGGCCCACGGCGTCATGAAGCGGGACGTGGACTACGTCATCAAGGACGGCGAGATCATCATTGTGGACGAGTTCACCGGCCGTCTGATGTTCGGCCGTCGGTACTCCGAGGGCCTGCATCAGGCCATTGAGGCCAAGGAGCACGTCTCCGTGCAGCGGGAGAGCAAGACGCTGGCCACCATCACCTTCCAGAACTACTTCCGCCTGTATCAGAAGCTGTCCGGTATGACCGGTACGGCCCTGACGGAGGAGGAGGAATTTGCCACCATCTACAAGCTGGACATTGTGGAGATCCCCACCAACCGTCCCATCGCCCGTATCGACGATCAGGACTCCGTGTATAAAACGGAGCAGGGCAAGTTCCGGGCGGTCATCCGTCAGGTGGAGGAGTGCCACGCCAAGGGCCAGCCGGTGCTGGTGGGTACGGTATCCATCGAGAAGAACGAGCTTTTAAGCCGGATGCTCACCAAGGCAGGCATCAAGCACAACGTATTGAACGCCAAGAACCACGAGCGTGAGGCGGAGATCGTGGCGCAGGCCGGTAAGCTGGGCGCCGTCACCGTGGCCACCAACATGGCCGGCCGTGGTACGGATATCATGCTGGGCGGCAATGCCGAGTACATGGCCACCAGCGACCTGCGGAAGGCGGGGCTGTCGGACGAGCTCATTGCTGAGGCCACCGGCTACGCCGAGACGGACAACCAGGAGATTCTGGATGCCCGCCGCCTGTTTGCCCAGAAGCTGCAGCAGCACAAGGAGGAGATCGCCGGAGAGGCGGAGCAGGTGCGTCAGGCCGGCGGCCTGTTCATCGTGGGTACCGAGCGCCACGACTCCCGCCGGATCGACAACCAGCTGCGTGGCCGTGCCGGCCGTCAGGGCGACCCCGGCGAGACCCGGTTCTATATCTCGCTGGAGGATGACCTCATGCGTCTGTTCGGTGGTGAGCGCATCAACGCCATCATGGAGCGGATGAACCTCGACGAGGACACCCCCATCGAGAACAAGATGCTGACCCGTGCCATTGAGCAGGCCCAGACCACGGTGGAGTCCCGGAACTTCCAGTCCCGTAAGTCGGTGCTGGAGTACGACGACGTGATGAACAAGCAGCGTGAGATCATCTACGATCAGCGCAAGCAGGTGCTGGAGGGTATGGACGTCAAGGGCATCATCATGAACATGATGTCCACCGCCATCGGCCATCAGGTCAGCAGCGCCTTCGGCGGCGAGAGCCACATGGACGAGGCCGGGATGCGGGAGCTGCTGCGTCAGGTGGAGGGCCTGTACTTCCCCAGGTACACCGTGCGCTTCGAGCCGGAGCGCATCCCCCAGTTGACGGCCGAGGAGGTCATCGATGCCTTTACCGCCGCCGCTGCCGACTTCTACGAAAAGAAGGAGCAGGAGTTCACCTCCCCTGTCATGCGTGAGGTGGAGCGTGTGGTGCTGCTGCGGGTGGTAGACGAGTACTGGATGGACCACATCGATGCCATGACCGATCTGCGGCAGGGCATCGGTCTGCGGGCCTATGCTCAGACGGATCCCATCATCGCCTATAAGAAGGAATCTCTGGAGATGTTTGAGGAGATGATCTCCGCCATTCAGGAGGAAACCGTCCGGCGGCTGTACTCCGTACGGCTGCGGAAGAACGAGGAGGTCAAGCGGGAGCGTGTAGCCAAGACCACGTCGGAGAGCGTGGGCGGCGACGGCACCGTGAAGAAGCAGCCCCGCAAGGTGAAGAAGATTGGCCGCAACGAACCCTGCCCCTGCGGCAGCGGTAAGAAGTACAAGAACTGCTGCGGCCGGGATGCGTAA
- the pgeF gene encoding peptidoglycan editing factor PgeF, with translation MAFHDHTENGITVLQSDLLCGSIRHGFSTRTGGVSPAPWNSLNLGVGRGDDLANVQENFRRLCGVLGLSHQRAVLSKQVHEDNIRLVTESDCGKGLFRQRDYASVDAMICREKHIPLVVFSADCGTILLYDPVQEAIGAVHAGWRGVASGLAAKTVRRMQEAFGTEPGDLLAATGPSIGACCFETDDDVPEAMRRALGAAAEPYMVRWGEKWHIDLKGINALWLRQAGVQRIDVCPDCTGCHPERWWSHRKMGDRRGAQAALIALI, from the coding sequence ATGGCATTTCATGACCATACGGAAAACGGCATCACCGTGCTGCAGAGCGATCTGCTGTGCGGCAGCATCCGCCACGGCTTTTCCACCCGCACCGGCGGCGTCAGCCCCGCCCCGTGGAACAGCCTGAATCTGGGCGTGGGCCGGGGCGACGATCTGGCCAATGTGCAGGAGAACTTCCGCCGGCTGTGCGGCGTGCTGGGTCTGTCCCATCAGCGGGCGGTGCTCAGTAAGCAGGTCCACGAGGACAACATCCGTCTGGTGACGGAGTCGGACTGCGGCAAGGGACTGTTCCGGCAGCGGGACTACGCCAGCGTAGACGCCATGATCTGCCGGGAGAAGCACATCCCGCTGGTGGTGTTCTCCGCCGACTGCGGCACTATTCTGCTGTACGACCCGGTGCAGGAGGCCATCGGAGCCGTCCATGCCGGGTGGCGTGGGGTGGCCAGCGGTCTGGCTGCCAAGACGGTGCGGCGGATGCAGGAGGCCTTCGGCACGGAGCCGGGGGATCTGCTGGCTGCCACGGGGCCGTCCATCGGTGCCTGCTGCTTCGAGACGGACGATGACGTGCCGGAGGCCATGCGCCGGGCGCTGGGTGCGGCAGCGGAGCCGTACATGGTGCGCTGGGGCGAAAAGTGGCACATAGACCTGAAGGGCATCAATGCCCTGTGGCTGCGGCAGGCCGGGGTACAGCGCATCGACGTATGCCCCGACTGCACCGGCTGCCACCCGGAGCGCTGGTGGTCCCATCGGAAGATGGGGGACCGCCGGGGAGCGCAGGCGGCACTCATCGCCCTGATCTGA
- a CDS encoding ABC transporter substrate-binding protein — protein sequence MKKRLLSLLLAAACLVPLSGCDWGEEPEETYDTLSQYYQQSDSTKQDTRLTTFGLPYLQGETWDPITCADGAQQTLGALLYESLYTLGTDFLPRPCLAESASYDAESYALTVTVRSGVTFSDGSALTAWDVVAALRWAKESVRYGQRLAEMDSVSYLGESTLRIYLTRNDPQFAARLDIPIIKGGTQEDTVPVGSGPYRYAKDESGVYLARRTDWWQDKTMPLERIELTACKNTDSMAYAFYTHDIQMLVCDLTGTNTSNVYGSGSYTDIPTSTMQYIGFNVTRAPFNDPKLRAALSLGMDRAGGVSAFLLGHGQTAQFPLSPSAVVYPKDLEETYSPDSYRSAMETAGYTSGEKSVSVTMLVNEENSFKVSMARKLASDLSQYDVKIDVKTLPYEDYLAALKSGDFDLYYGECKLTADWDLSPLLSPGGALNYGGVRDTQLETLLTAFRTASEGEGRQTAARELCSYLKEQAPLVAVCFKSNSVLLPDGAVKNDIHPTVSDPFADFQDWQLNMKS from the coding sequence ATGAAAAAGCGTTTACTATCCCTTTTGCTGGCGGCGGCGTGTCTTGTGCCGCTGTCTGGCTGCGACTGGGGCGAGGAGCCGGAGGAGACCTACGACACCCTCTCCCAATACTATCAGCAGAGCGACAGCACTAAGCAGGATACCCGTCTCACCACCTTCGGCCTGCCCTATCTGCAGGGGGAGACATGGGACCCCATCACCTGCGCCGACGGCGCCCAGCAGACACTGGGTGCGCTGCTGTATGAGAGTCTGTACACGCTGGGTACCGACTTTTTGCCCCGGCCTTGTCTGGCGGAGAGCGCCTCCTACGACGCCGAAAGCTACGCTCTGACCGTCACCGTGCGCTCCGGCGTCACCTTCTCCGACGGCTCGGCCCTGACGGCGTGGGACGTGGTGGCTGCCCTGCGGTGGGCCAAGGAGTCCGTGCGGTACGGCCAGCGGCTGGCGGAGATGGACTCCGTGTCCTATCTGGGAGAGAGTACCCTCCGCATCTACCTCACCCGCAACGACCCGCAATTCGCCGCCCGGCTGGACATTCCCATCATCAAGGGCGGCACCCAGGAGGACACGGTACCGGTGGGCAGCGGCCCCTACCGCTATGCCAAGGACGAGAGCGGGGTGTATCTGGCCCGGCGAACGGACTGGTGGCAGGATAAGACCATGCCGCTGGAGCGCATCGAGCTGACCGCCTGCAAGAACACCGACTCCATGGCCTACGCCTTCTATACCCACGACATCCAGATGCTGGTATGCGACCTGACCGGCACCAACACCTCCAACGTCTACGGCAGCGGCAGCTATACGGACATCCCCACCTCGACGATGCAGTATATCGGCTTCAATGTCACCCGTGCGCCCTTCAACGACCCCAAGCTGCGGGCGGCCCTGAGTCTTGGCATGGACCGGGCCGGCGGCGTCAGTGCCTTCCTGCTGGGGCATGGGCAGACGGCACAGTTCCCCCTGTCCCCCTCGGCGGTGGTCTACCCCAAGGATCTGGAGGAGACCTATTCCCCGGACAGCTACCGCTCCGCTATGGAGACGGCGGGCTATACCTCCGGCGAAAAGTCCGTCTCCGTCACCATGCTGGTGAACGAGGAGAATAGCTTCAAGGTGTCCATGGCCCGGAAGCTGGCCTCGGACCTCTCCCAATACGACGTGAAGATCGACGTAAAGACCCTGCCCTATGAGGACTATCTGGCGGCGCTGAAGAGCGGGGATTTCGACCTCTACTACGGGGAGTGCAAGCTGACGGCGGATTGGGATCTATCGCCGCTGCTGTCTCCGGGCGGGGCCCTGAACTACGGCGGCGTGCGGGACACACAGCTGGAGACCCTGCTGACGGCCTTCCGAACGGCATCGGAGGGCGAGGGACGCCAGACGGCGGCTCGGGAGCTGTGCAGCTATCTGAAGGAGCAGGCGCCGTTGGTGGCAGTGTGCTTCAAGTCCAACTCCGTGCTGCTGCCGGACGGAGCGGTGAAAAACGACATCCACCCCACCGTCTCTGACCCCTTTGCCGATTTTCAGGATTGGCAGCTGAATATGAAAAGCTAA
- the lexA gene encoding transcriptional repressor LexA: protein MVQLTKMQQRIYDYIAQTIRTQGYPPSVREIGDAVGLKSPSTVHFHLKHMEELGVIGKGAGKGRALTLTEPLPEENQIPIVGTVAAGTPILAEECIEDYLTFDAGGDSSQYFALRVRGESMLNAGILPDDLVVVRQQQTANNGEIVVALLGDEATVKRYSRRNGQVWLLPENEAYSPIDGHDAQILGKVAAVIRRY from the coding sequence ATGGTACAGCTCACGAAGATGCAGCAGCGGATCTATGACTATATCGCCCAGACCATCCGGACGCAGGGCTATCCCCCCTCCGTGCGGGAAATTGGGGACGCCGTGGGGCTGAAATCCCCCTCCACCGTCCATTTTCACCTGAAACACATGGAGGAGCTGGGGGTCATCGGCAAGGGGGCCGGCAAGGGCCGGGCGCTGACCCTGACGGAGCCGCTGCCGGAGGAGAACCAGATCCCCATTGTGGGGACGGTGGCCGCAGGTACCCCCATTCTGGCGGAGGAGTGCATCGAGGACTACCTGACCTTCGACGCCGGCGGCGACAGCAGCCAGTATTTTGCCCTCCGGGTTCGGGGGGAGTCCATGCTCAACGCAGGCATTCTGCCGGACGATCTGGTGGTGGTGCGCCAGCAGCAGACCGCTAACAACGGCGAGATCGTGGTGGCCCTGCTGGGGGACGAGGCCACGGTCAAGCGCTATTCCCGCCGCAACGGGCAGGTGTGGCTCCTGCCGGAGAATGAGGCGTACAGCCCCATTGACGGCCACGACGCACAAATTTTGGGGAAGGTGGCCGCCGTCATCCGGCGCTATTAA
- a CDS encoding IS3 family transposase: MVTTALKKRLGETDRDAVVAKEIEECQRRTDKTYGYRRVWKWLKGRNIQRDPKTVLRIMKKYGLLSEVRRRRQWVNLGQQVHKYENLLNRQFRAVRPNEKWVTDISYIHTKEGILYLSMIRDLYDNSIVAYKTASRQTVNLVLDTIRLAMKKEKVAAELQLHSDQGFQYTSQAYFKLTQSYGITPSMSRKGNPYDNAMAENFFSILKTECIYRHKPKTLQEANELIDRYIYFYNHERIQTKTGVAPLSLRHSA, translated from the coding sequence GTGGTTACTACTGCTTTAAAAAAGCGTCTGGGAGAGACGGATCGCGATGCTGTTGTGGCAAAGGAAATCGAGGAATGTCAGCGCAGGACAGATAAGACCTATGGCTATCGACGTGTATGGAAGTGGTTAAAAGGCAGAAATATTCAAAGAGATCCGAAGACTGTGCTCAGAATCATGAAAAAATATGGATTATTGTCTGAGGTTCGCCGACGCCGCCAATGGGTAAATCTTGGTCAGCAGGTACACAAATATGAAAATCTGTTGAACAGACAGTTCCGGGCGGTCAGGCCAAACGAGAAATGGGTCACGGACATTTCTTACATCCACACAAAAGAAGGCATTTTATATCTGTCCATGATCCGAGATCTGTATGACAACAGTATTGTGGCCTACAAGACTGCAAGTCGGCAGACTGTGAATCTTGTTCTGGACACGATTCGTCTGGCAATGAAGAAAGAGAAAGTCGCTGCGGAGTTGCAGCTCCACAGCGACCAAGGCTTTCAATACACATCACAAGCATACTTCAAGCTAACACAATCTTACGGCATAACGCCGTCCATGTCAAGGAAAGGAAATCCTTATGACAATGCCATGGCAGAAAATTTCTTCTCCATTCTGAAAACAGAGTGCATCTACCGCCACAAGCCAAAGACGCTCCAAGAAGCAAACGAACTGATCGACAGGTATATTTACTTCTATAACCACGAACGCATCCAAACAAAAACGGGAGTGGCACCGCTGTCGCTGCGCCACTCCGCTTAA
- a CDS encoding type II secretion system protein, with protein sequence MKKLKNQKGETLVETLVSLLIIVLVFVFLTGSAVAAAKINAKIRDTDVSFRYSDAQSEGSAQLRLSGRSGQTGSTSVEVYQENGYRYYVSEDTP encoded by the coding sequence ATGAAAAAGCTGAAAAACCAGAAGGGCGAAACTCTGGTGGAGACTCTGGTGTCCCTGCTGATCATCGTGCTGGTGTTCGTCTTTCTGACGGGCTCCGCCGTGGCAGCCGCCAAGATCAACGCCAAGATCCGGGACACCGACGTCTCCTTCCGGTACAGCGATGCCCAGTCCGAGGGCAGCGCCCAGCTGCGCCTCTCCGGCCGCAGCGGCCAGACCGGCAGCACCTCGGTGGAGGTCTATCAGGAGAACGGCTACCGCTACTATGTGTCGGAGGATACGCCATGA
- a CDS encoding TetR/AcrR family transcriptional regulator has product MRTRDQEEFQRKKIMLMEKCYDCYAENGLASVGIRKLAESCGCSSAVLYIYFRDLDDLIVQSTAYCMKKVEDDFMAKAPTDPQDLMRFIDEIPYWTARQHGKKYRLMYQVYTHPKYIRYGKQFFEGVNRRYTEYAKSLEPKLGIPYTTITPLIFILIQTCVHYAMFEDECYLQSQLEALKQAIRLLMTQYRTEDARPDVKAES; this is encoded by the coding sequence GTGAGAACCAGAGATCAAGAGGAATTTCAGCGCAAAAAAATCATGCTGATGGAGAAGTGCTACGACTGCTACGCCGAAAACGGTCTGGCCTCCGTGGGCATCCGGAAGCTGGCGGAGTCCTGTGGGTGCAGCTCCGCCGTGCTGTATATCTATTTTAGAGATTTGGACGATCTCATTGTCCAGTCCACCGCCTACTGCATGAAGAAGGTAGAGGACGACTTCATGGCCAAGGCCCCCACCGATCCGCAGGATCTGATGCGCTTCATCGACGAGATCCCCTACTGGACGGCCCGGCAGCACGGCAAGAAGTACCGCCTGATGTATCAGGTCTACACCCACCCCAAGTATATCCGCTACGGCAAGCAGTTCTTCGAGGGGGTCAACCGCCGCTACACCGAATACGCCAAATCGCTGGAGCCCAAGCTGGGCATCCCCTATACCACCATCACCCCGCTGATCTTCATCCTGATCCAGACCTGCGTCCACTACGCCATGTTCGAGGATGAATGCTATCTGCAGTCCCAGCTGGAGGCGCTGAAGCAGGCCATTCGGCTGCTTATGACCCAGTACCGCACGGAGGACGCAAGGCCCGACGTCAAGGCAGAAAGCTGA
- a CDS encoding imidazolonepropionase, whose product MSKRRYTNMQVLLPTIEKMLESGKSHREIEAELGLEGDRPVHNLLKRQRKKAAKGAPKFRGRKPAKTLQEYKYENKRLKMEVKLLQDFLQSTERK is encoded by the coding sequence ATGAGCAAACGAAGATACACCAATATGCAGGTTCTACTACCGACCATAGAAAAGATGTTAGAATCAGGGAAGAGCCACAGGGAAATCGAAGCGGAACTTGGCTTGGAGGGAGACCGTCCGGTTCACAATCTGCTGAAGCGGCAACGCAAAAAAGCCGCCAAGGGTGCGCCGAAGTTTCGTGGCAGGAAGCCTGCAAAGACGCTGCAGGAATATAAGTATGAGAATAAGCGGCTCAAGATGGAAGTGAAATTACTGCAGGATTTTCTGCAGTCCACAGAAAGGAAGTGA